TTGCTAGAGGTGTTGTATCTTAATGATTTTCCACAATTAAAAAAATATAAAAGTTTATGTAGAGATTTAAAAGATTTTTATTTTACAAGAAGATATGCATCAGAAGATTATGAAGTTATAGAAAAAGATGAATATAATGAATACTTAGAAGAAGTTTTTCAGTTTTTAGATATATTAAAAGAGATAAGAAGTAATTTGTAATTGAACACAATACAGAAAAATAAAATAAGTGAAAAGATTAAAGATTGTTACTTTAGTGAAATGATTAGTTGGGAAAAATATAATTGTAAACTAATTTAAATTGCAAATTAAATAAATTGTGCATTGTGCACTGTGTGTACTATGCACTTCATATATGAGGTGAAATATGGATTATAGAAATATAGAAGAACATAATGATTATATAAAAGTAAAAGATGTGAAAAATTTTAATTTAAGAGATATATTTGAGTGTGGTCAATGTTTTAGATGGAATGAAACTGATGAGAACAGTTATATTGGTATAGCTTTTGGTAAGGTTATTGAAGTAAAGGTAATAGAAAAAGACTTATACATATATAATGCTACTAAAGAAGAAGTAGAAAATATATGGATAAACTATTTTGATTTAAATAGGGATTATGGAATGATAAAAGAAGAATTATCAAGGGATCCATTGTTAGCAGAAGCTATTGAATTTGGCAAAGGAATTAGATTAATAAAGCAAGATCCTTTTGAGCTTATTATATCCTTTATTATTTCTGCAAATAATAGGATACCTATGATAAAAAGAGCTATTGATAAAATATCACAAAGATGGGGAGAGAAAGTAGAGTATAAAGGAAATATATATTATACTTTTCCCACTATAGATAGTTTAAGGAATGCTACTGAAGAAGAACTTAGAGAATGTGGAGTTGGGTTCAGAGGAAAATATATAAAAGCTACAGTGGAAACTTTAAATGTTAATATGATAGATGAAATGTTGAAGGCCAATGATGATCAGTGTCATAAGTTACTTCAGAAGTTACCAGGCATTGGGCCTAAAGTTGCCGATTGTATAATGCTTTTTAGTATGGAGAAATATTCAGCATTTCCCGTAGATGTTTGGGTAAAAAGAGCTATGCAACATTTTTATTTAGCTCCAGATGTATCTTTACCTAAAATAAGAGAATTTGCAAGAGAGAAGTTTGGTAAATATGCTGGATTTGCTCAACAATATTTATTTTATTATGCTAGGGAAAATAAGATAATAATTTAGTGATTTTATAGAATAGGCTGTCGTAATAACAAATGAAAATTTGTTTATGAGAGCCTATTTTACTGCACAGTAATGATAGAAATTGTTGTAGAATTTCTTAGATTATAAGTGCGATATCATTAGTTTAGTATTGTGAATTATATATTTGTATATTTGATTATTGGAATAAAAATCTATCTTTAAAGTAATAATAGATAGAGCGTATTTAAAATAAAAAGTATAAAATAGTATAAATAAAAATGAGGGTATAGATAGTAGTTTCTTTAAAATACAAAAAAAGAAAAAGTTAGTAAAACGGTGAAAATGATAGAATAGGTAATTTAAATTAAGATAATCAATATTAAAGGAATAAATTGAAAAATAAAAAATCTATAAAATGGTTGCAATACTTTGTTGGATTATTTATTATAATATTATTAGCACTCGATGAGGATAAGTGCTAACAACAATGTATACATAATGAATTTAAATATTAATAGAATTTTAAAAGGAGGAATTGACATGAAACTTAGACCACTAGGAGATAGGGTTGTTATTAAAAGAGTAGAAGCAGAAGAAACTACTAAAGGAGGAATTATCCTTACATCAACTGCACAAGAAAAACCTCAAATAGCAGAAGTTGTTGCTGTTGGACCAGGAGGAATTGTTAATGGTAAAGAGGTAAAAATGGAATTAAAGGTTGGAGATAAAGTTTTATTTCCAAAGTATGCAGGCAATGAAATCAAATTTGAAGGTACAGAATATACAGTATTAAATCAAGGAGACGTTTTAGCTGTTATTGAAGAATAATTTTTAGAAGTGAAATATAAATAGTAAAAAATTTAAGGAGGAATTATTTTATGGCTAAGGAAATATTATTAGGCGAAGAAGGAAGAAGAGCCATGCAAAGAGGCGTGGACGTATTAGC
Above is a genomic segment from Clostridium bornimense containing:
- a CDS encoding HEPN domain-containing protein, coding for MVKRDMFYFADMDEKFILNTKDIEGLEDGVLVHCQQCIEKNIKGIITKKYGIVNREHNLVKLLEVLYLNDFPQLKKYKSLCRDLKDFYFTRRYASEDYEVIEKDEYNEYLEEVFQFLDILKEIRSNL
- a CDS encoding DNA-3-methyladenine glycosylase family protein codes for the protein MDYRNIEEHNDYIKVKDVKNFNLRDIFECGQCFRWNETDENSYIGIAFGKVIEVKVIEKDLYIYNATKEEVENIWINYFDLNRDYGMIKEELSRDPLLAEAIEFGKGIRLIKQDPFELIISFIISANNRIPMIKRAIDKISQRWGEKVEYKGNIYYTFPTIDSLRNATEEELRECGVGFRGKYIKATVETLNVNMIDEMLKANDDQCHKLLQKLPGIGPKVADCIMLFSMEKYSAFPVDVWVKRAMQHFYLAPDVSLPKIREFAREKFGKYAGFAQQYLFYYARENKIII
- the groES gene encoding co-chaperone GroES, yielding MKLRPLGDRVVIKRVEAEETTKGGIILTSTAQEKPQIAEVVAVGPGGIVNGKEVKMELKVGDKVLFPKYAGNEIKFEGTEYTVLNQGDVLAVIEE